GATGGGAAACATCAGGTAGAAATATCAGGTGGTGTTGTAGAGGTGCTGAACAATAAAATTGTCTTACTGGCCGACGGATTGGTTGGAGAGTAAGTTTCAGATATAAAATTTTTGAAGGCTGCTTTAAAAGTTAACATGCTTTTAAGCAGCCTTTTTCTTTTACCTCCTTACTTTTAGAAAGTGGATTATGCAGACTGGAAATAAAGCTTGCAACATGAAGTTACCACTGAAATCAGCAACCCTCGCCTATTGCTATTTTATCCTGGTAGTCAACGGCTTTTGCAGACCCACTATTAACAGAGGTGCATATCGGACTCACCTTCGAAATGTCAGATGTTAGTGTCTTCTTAGAAGTTCGGCTTGCTGCAGAACGGCTGACGGCTACCTATGCCTGACTTCCCCTAAACCACTGGCGAAGCCATCCATCGCTCCTCGTATTACTATCCTGAAAATTACTTTGATAATTGGTATACCTTACCTTGTCCGAAATACCGGAAGATGATAAGTGCGACTATTTTACAGGTTGGTGAATCGACAGCCTAGTTACCTCCTAAATATTCTTTGGAACATACGCTTTTCAAACTCCCAGAAAAAATTGAACTGCCCGAAAAGAAAACCGTAAATCAATAAAATAATATTGTAAACGGGCAGGATCAGCAGGTAGTAACATACGGTAAACACCCAGTTCCGGTCTTCCTCGTCAGCAATCAGGGACAAGATAGGCTCTTTTAAAAACAAAACCGTAAAGCCCGTGCAGGCAAAAACAATCAAAATAACAATCGCCTGGACTGTCGTTACCTTCCATCGTTTTTCTAACTTATCTAACCAGCCGGGTTTCTTCATTAGCTATCAAATAGTTTCCAGATCTGGTCATTAGGCACCGGAGCTGTAAAAGTCATCCTTTCCTTTTTAACAGGGTGTTCAAAAGACACAGACCGGGAATGTAAATAAATGTTACCATCTTTGGCAGGCTTGTCTGCGCCATACTTTACATCTCCCATAATAGTACAACCGATTTTTGCCAATTGTACCCGGATCTGATGCGGACGTCCTGTCATAAGCTTGACCTCAAGTAAGTAATATTCAGCAATACGACCAATTAATTTATAATTCAATATAGCCTTCTGTGAGCCACTCACCTGTTTGTTTGAAGCCACGGCCTTGTTAATTTTCGTATTCTTCTTCAACCAATGAACCAGCTCCCCTTGAGTATTAGGCGGGCGGTGTGTCG
This region of Fulvivirga ulvae genomic DNA includes:
- a CDS encoding DUF6787 family protein; translated protein: MKKPGWLDKLEKRWKVTTVQAIVILIVFACTGFTVLFLKEPILSLIADEEDRNWVFTVCYYLLILPVYNIILLIYGFLFGQFNFFWEFEKRMFQRIFRR
- a CDS encoding RluA family pseudouridine synthase; its protein translation is MLTKKDILYEDNHLLIVNKPAGLLVQGDKTGDVTLAEEGKAYIKKEYNKPGAVFLGVVHRLDRPVSGAVVMARTSKALERMNTAFKEREIEKTYWAITTHRPPNTQGELVHWLKKNTKINKAVASNKQVSGSQKAILNYKLIGRIAEYYLLEVKLMTGRPHQIRVQLAKIGCTIMGDVKYGADKPAKDGNIYLHSRSVSFEHPVKKERMTFTAPVPNDQIWKLFDS